In Leptospira montravelensis, the DNA window ATTGCTTTCTGGTGGAAATACACCTTTACCTATCTATCAAAATTTTCATCAGTTAAATCTAAATTGGTCAAATCTTCATATTTGGCTTGCAGATGAAAGATGTGTTGAGTTACAAAATTCCGAAAGATCAGAGACCATGATAAAAAAAACATTAGGTGAACCAATTCTCTGCCAAGCAAAATTTCACTCTCCTGGTATTGGAAATCCAACTCAAATGGCAAGTGAGTATAATCAGCAGCTAACCAATCAGTCTTTTTTTGATTTAGCGGTTCTTGGAATTGGTGAAGATGGTCATACAGCTAGTTTGTTTCCAGAAAATGATCTTGGGCAAAATTCATCATCTGCCGATGTATTACCAATATATAATTCTCCAAAATTTCCTAAGGAAAGAATTAGTTTATCCTTAAATAAAATCAATCAATCAAATCATGTATTATTTTTAGTTTCAGGTAATGGGAAAAAGGAAATCATTCAGAAAATTATGGCTGGCCATGTCTGCCCTGCATCGAAAGTGCGGGGTCGGTATAGCACTAAAATTTTCTATTGTATAGATTAAATGAAGATTCTTGTATTTGGTGGGTCAGGTTTTCTCGGATCTCATGTAGCAGACGCATTGAGCGATGCCGGTCATGAGGTAACTATTTTTGATTTAGTTAAGTCACCTTGGCTGCGTTCCGACCAGAAGTTTGTTTCTGGTGATCTTTTGGATGAAAAGATCGTTTCCGAAATTGTTTCAGGGTTTGATGTAGTTTATAATTTTGCCGCACTTGCCGATTTAAACCAGGCACTGGATAAGCCAGTAGATACTATTCGTATCAATATTCTCGGAAATACTTATATTCTAGAGGCTTGCAAAAAACATAAGGTAAAACGATTTATATACGCAAGTACTGTGTATGTATATAGCCGCGAAGGTGGTTTCTATAGGTGTAGTAAACAGGCCTCAGAAAGTTATATCGAGGAATATCAAAAATGTTTTGGTTTGGATTTTACCATTCTTAGATATGGCTCCTTATATGGACCTAGGTCTGATGAATCGAATGGACTCTTTCGCATAGTAAAATCAGCTTTGGAAACGGGTCGGATCACTTATGAAGGAAGTGCTGATAGTTTAAGAGAATACATCCATGTTGAGGATGCTGCCAGAGCAAGTGTTGTTGCAATGGGAGAAGAGTTTAAAAACCAAAGTGTTGTTTTAACAGGGCAAGAACCAATGCGGGTCATCGAGTTACTCAAGATGCTCGCAGAAATTCTAGGAAGGCCCGATTCAGTAGAATTTTTAGAAGGTGACCAAGTAGGGCATTACGTAAGAACTCCTTATGCATACCAACCTAAGTTAGGTAGAAAATACATTCCACCTATGCATGTGGATCTTGGTCAAGGGTTACTTCAGTTGATTGATGAAATGAAGTTTAATACAAATAGATAAAAGGTGAAAAGTGAAACGAATTCTATTAGAATATTTAAGAAAAGTCTTTAATTTAATCTATAAAGTATTAAGCCCGTTTAGATTTGGTCATGAGCTTATTGATAGTCTTATCCAAAATTCTTGGCAAGAGGTTATCCGTGTTAGGCATAATGACTACGATTTGCAATTTGTTGTTCCAAACTCATTGAATCGATTTCGTGCACTTACTTTTTCTACTAAAGAACCAGAAACATTAGAATGGATTGATGGTTTAACAAAAGGATCAGTACTTTGGGATATAGGCGCTAATGTGGGTCTTTATTCCTGTTACGCAGCAAAATCGCGAAATTGTAGAGTTTTCGCTTTTGAACCTTCTGTCTTTAACCTTGAGATATTATCAAGAAATATCTTTAATAATGATTTGTCTGATAAGATAGTTGTTTTGCCAATTCCGTTATCTGATAATTTATCGATAAGTAAATTAAATATGACAAATACCGATTGGGGTGGGGCTCTTTCAACATTTGGTAAAGAATATGGTCACGATGGAAAAACATTAAAGAAAACATTTGAGTACCAGCTGGTAGGATTATCTATTGATGAGGTAGTCAAATTACTAAAAATTCCAGCTCCTGATTACATAAAAATGGATGTAGATGGGATTGAACAATTAATTCTAGCTGGTGCTAAAAATACATTGAAAAAAGTAAATAGTGTAAGCATCGAAATAAATGAAGATTTTACTGAGCAAAGACTTAATTGTGAAAAAATCTTAACTTCCGCTGGATTGAAGTTTAAACAAAAACGTCATTCTGAAATGTTCGATAACGGTATGTTTAAAAATACATACAACCAGATTTGGGTTAGATAGATTATAAATTCATTAAGACATTTCGATCTTATCTTTTGGGATTTTGATGGAGTCATTAAAGATTCCGTTGAAGTGAAAACGGATGCTTATCTTTCTTTATTTCCGAATGTATCGAAGGAAGTTTTAGCGAAAATTAAATCCCATCATTTGGATTACGGTGGAATCTCCAGGTTGGAGAAAATTCCACTTTATTTGGAATGGGTTGGTGTACAACCTACAAACCAGGTGGTCAGCGAGTATCTAGATCAATTTGCCAACTTAGTCGTTCAAAAAGTAATTTCTTCTCCTTGGGTTCCTGGCGTGGAACAAACGTTAAAACAAAAACAGATTCATCAGAAGTTTGTCATTGTGACAGGTACGCCACAAACAGAAATCGAAGAAATTTTAGTCCAATTGCGAATCGATTCCACTTTCGACCGTATTTTTGGCGCACCGACACAAAAATCGAAAGCAATAAAGTGGGCTTTACAAAACTACAATATCAAAAAGGAAGATTCCATTTTGATAGGAGATAGCAAAACAGATTGGTTGGCTGCAAAAGAAACAGGGATTCAGTTTCTTCTTCGTGAAACAGACAATAGTGATTTTTCAATACATTACTCGGGAAATAAAATAAAGGA includes these proteins:
- the pgl gene encoding 6-phosphogluconolactonase, with the protein product MNFEMLELREIPSSVWEKETILEISRILNPSFSANQVSETNFHILLSGGNTPLPIYQNFHQLNLNWSNLHIWLADERCVELQNSERSETMIKKTLGEPILCQAKFHSPGIGNPTQMASEYNQQLTNQSFFDLAVLGIGEDGHTASLFPENDLGQNSSSADVLPIYNSPKFPKERISLSLNKINQSNHVLFLVSGNGKKEIIQKIMAGHVCPASKVRGRYSTKIFYCID
- a CDS encoding NAD-dependent epimerase/dehydratase family protein, producing MKILVFGGSGFLGSHVADALSDAGHEVTIFDLVKSPWLRSDQKFVSGDLLDEKIVSEIVSGFDVVYNFAALADLNQALDKPVDTIRINILGNTYILEACKKHKVKRFIYASTVYVYSREGGFYRCSKQASESYIEEYQKCFGLDFTILRYGSLYGPRSDESNGLFRIVKSALETGRITYEGSADSLREYIHVEDAARASVVAMGEEFKNQSVVLTGQEPMRVIELLKMLAEILGRPDSVEFLEGDQVGHYVRTPYAYQPKLGRKYIPPMHVDLGQGLLQLIDEMKFNTNR
- a CDS encoding FkbM family methyltransferase, whose product is MKRILLEYLRKVFNLIYKVLSPFRFGHELIDSLIQNSWQEVIRVRHNDYDLQFVVPNSLNRFRALTFSTKEPETLEWIDGLTKGSVLWDIGANVGLYSCYAAKSRNCRVFAFEPSVFNLEILSRNIFNNDLSDKIVVLPIPLSDNLSISKLNMTNTDWGGALSTFGKEYGHDGKTLKKTFEYQLVGLSIDEVVKLLKIPAPDYIKMDVDGIEQLILAGAKNTLKKVNSVSIEINEDFTEQRLNCEKILTSAGLKFKQKRHSEMFDNGMFKNTYNQIWVR
- a CDS encoding HAD family hydrolase, with product MFWDFDGVIKDSVEVKTDAYLSLFPNVSKEVLAKIKSHHLDYGGISRLEKIPLYLEWVGVQPTNQVVSEYLDQFANLVVQKVISSPWVPGVEQTLKQKQIHQKFVIVTGTPQTEIEEILVQLRIDSTFDRIFGAPTQKSKAIKWALQNYNIKKEDSILIGDSKTDWLAAKETGIQFLLRETDNSDFSIHYSGNKIKDFIGFI